One window from the genome of Serinibacter salmoneus encodes:
- a CDS encoding DUF3107 domain-containing protein, translated as MDITIGVRQVARELSFETQMTPEEVSAAVEKALGGGTLELSDTRGRKVIVPGESLGFVEMGEATPRRVGFAGP; from the coding sequence ATGGACATCACCATCGGTGTGCGCCAGGTGGCGCGCGAACTCAGCTTCGAGACGCAGATGACGCCGGAGGAGGTCTCCGCCGCGGTCGAGAAGGCGCTCGGCGGCGGCACCTTGGAACTCTCCGACACGCGCGGCCGCAAGGTCATCGTGCCCGGCGAGTCGCTCGGCTTCGTGGAGATGGGCGAGGCGACCCCGCGTCGCGTGGGATTCGCCGGTCCGTGA
- a CDS encoding ferritin-like fold-containing protein translates to MSTGHPDTLHTDAHKEGGDPAVCSALSLIAAGALSGFAWLADDAANAPDLTSRMLLSRMAARELAPLDPVQAYQREIGMDEAAVEEQIWSYRALLADLEARTVPRDWWERLISTYIGFGLVLDLQRELVAGMSGRPAAIAQEALADSGLGDFVVERLAPAVAQEQQLAARLALWGRRVVGEGLGMASRLVSEHRELAVLAGIVPEGTEVSAEVLSPTMGRLTSEHARRMGRLGLTA, encoded by the coding sequence ATGAGCACGGGACACCCCGACACACTGCACACCGACGCGCACAAGGAGGGCGGGGACCCCGCTGTCTGCAGCGCGCTCAGCCTGATTGCGGCCGGTGCGCTCTCGGGCTTCGCCTGGCTGGCCGACGACGCCGCAAACGCCCCCGATCTGACCTCCCGGATGCTGCTGTCGCGGATGGCGGCCCGGGAGCTCGCGCCGCTGGACCCCGTGCAGGCCTACCAGCGGGAGATCGGGATGGACGAGGCCGCCGTGGAGGAACAGATCTGGTCCTACCGGGCGCTGCTTGCCGACCTCGAGGCCCGCACGGTGCCACGCGACTGGTGGGAGCGGCTCATCAGCACCTACATCGGGTTCGGCCTGGTGCTGGACCTGCAGCGGGAGCTGGTCGCGGGCATGTCCGGGCGGCCGGCGGCGATCGCGCAGGAGGCGTTGGCGGACAGCGGACTCGGGGACTTCGTGGTGGAGCGACTGGCGCCGGCCGTGGCACAGGAGCAGCAACTGGCGGCGCGGCTGGCCCTGTGGGGCCGCCGGGTGGTCGGGGAGGGGCTCGGAATGGCGAGCCGCCTGGTCTCCGAGCACCGGGAACTCGCGGTGCTCGCGGGGATCGTGCCCGAGGGCACGGAGGTCTCGGCCGAGGTGCTCTCACCCACTATGGGCCGCCTCACCAGCGAGCACGCCCGGCGAATGGGCCGGCTGGGCCTGACGGCCTGA
- a CDS encoding DEAD/DEAH box helicase translates to MTDSITDTTASAEGTEGTEGTEGTEGTEGTEGTEGTEGTEGTEGTEGTEGTEGTEGTEGTEGTEGTETLEDVVTESVDAPAIDPRTEEPEQTFADFGVSEAVAGSLADVGILHPFPIQSLTLPVALTRQDIIGQAKTGTGKTLGFGVPLLEHVVAPGEDGFDDLAAPGKPQALVIVPTRELAVQVAGDLATASRRRSVRILQVYGGRAYEPQIDALTKGVEVVVGTPGRMIDLLKQRHLDLSQARTVVLDEADEMLDLGFLPDVETLLASTPPNRHTMLFSATMPGAVVALARRYMSRPTHIRAQDPDDQGVTLKSIRQLVYRAHAMDKVEMLARILQARDRGLTIVFTRTKRTAAKVADELNDRGFAAASIHGDLGQGAREQALRAFRNGKVDVLVATDVAARGIDVDDVTHVVNYQCPEDDKTYLHRVGRTGRAGNTGTAVTLVDWDDVPKWALIDKQLELGTPNPPETYSSTPHLHTDLDIPEGTKGRLPRSERTRAGLGAEQLEDLGETGKKHGGGSGRGGREGGRGGSGREGGRSSGDAGRSGGRRRGGRSESTGQGGTTAQGESASSPTSGEGAAGGEGGERKPRRRRRRRSGGSGAGAQGGRPSTSAASE, encoded by the coding sequence ATGACCGACAGCATCACCGACACCACCGCGAGCGCCGAGGGCACCGAGGGCACCGAGGGCACCGAGGGCACCGAGGGCACCGAGGGCACCGAGGGCACCGAGGGCACCGAGGGCACCGAGGGCACCGAGGGCACCGAGGGCACCGAGGGCACCGAGGGCACCGAGGGCACCGAGGGCACCGAGGGCACCGAGGGCACCGAGACCCTCGAGGACGTGGTGACCGAGAGTGTGGACGCTCCCGCGATCGACCCGCGCACCGAGGAGCCCGAGCAGACCTTCGCCGACTTCGGCGTGTCCGAGGCGGTGGCAGGCTCCCTCGCGGACGTCGGCATCCTGCACCCCTTCCCGATCCAGTCGCTCACCCTCCCGGTGGCGCTGACCCGGCAGGACATCATCGGCCAGGCCAAGACCGGAACGGGTAAGACCCTCGGCTTCGGCGTGCCGCTGCTGGAGCACGTGGTGGCGCCCGGGGAGGACGGCTTCGACGACCTCGCCGCCCCCGGCAAGCCGCAGGCCCTGGTGATCGTACCGACCCGCGAGCTCGCGGTGCAGGTGGCCGGTGACCTGGCGACCGCGTCGCGGCGTCGCTCCGTGCGGATCCTGCAGGTCTACGGTGGCCGCGCGTACGAGCCGCAGATCGACGCGCTCACCAAGGGCGTGGAGGTCGTGGTCGGCACGCCCGGCCGCATGATCGACCTGCTCAAGCAGCGCCACCTCGACCTCTCCCAGGCCCGCACGGTGGTGCTGGACGAGGCCGACGAGATGCTGGACCTCGGCTTCCTGCCGGACGTGGAGACCCTGCTGGCCTCCACTCCCCCGAACCGCCACACCATGCTGTTCTCCGCGACCATGCCGGGCGCCGTGGTCGCCCTGGCCCGTCGCTACATGAGCCGCCCCACGCACATCCGCGCGCAGGACCCCGACGACCAGGGCGTGACCCTGAAGTCGATCCGCCAGCTTGTCTACCGCGCCCACGCGATGGACAAGGTGGAGATGCTCGCGCGCATCCTGCAGGCCCGTGATCGCGGCCTCACGATCGTGTTCACCCGCACCAAGCGCACGGCCGCGAAGGTGGCCGACGAGCTCAACGACCGCGGTTTCGCCGCGGCCTCCATCCACGGCGACCTCGGCCAGGGTGCCCGCGAGCAGGCGCTGCGCGCCTTCCGCAACGGCAAGGTCGACGTGCTGGTCGCCACCGATGTGGCCGCCCGCGGTATCGACGTGGACGATGTCACGCACGTGGTGAACTACCAGTGCCCCGAGGACGACAAGACCTACCTGCACCGCGTGGGCCGCACCGGGCGCGCCGGGAACACGGGCACCGCGGTGACCCTGGTGGACTGGGACGACGTGCCCAAGTGGGCGCTGATCGACAAGCAGCTCGAACTCGGCACCCCCAACCCGCCGGAGACCTACTCCTCCACCCCGCACCTGCACACCGACCTCGACATCCCCGAGGGCACCAAGGGGCGGCTGCCGCGCTCCGAGCGCACCCGCGCGGGCCTGGGCGCCGAGCAGTTGGAGGACCTGGGCGAGACCGGCAAGAAGCACGGCGGTGGTTCCGGGCGCGGCGGGCGTGAGGGTGGCCGTGGCGGTTCCGGGCGCGAGGGCGGTCGCAGCAGCGGTGACGCCGGCCGCTCGGGCGGGCGTCGCCGAGGCGGCCGCAGCGAGAGCACCGGCCAGGGCGGCACGACGGCGCAGGGCGAGTCCGCGTCGTCGCCCACCTCGGGTGAGGGTGCTGCCGGCGGCGAGGGCGGCGAGCGCAAGCCGCGCCGCCGTCGTCGTCGCCGCAGCGGTGGCAGCGGGGCGGGCGCTCAGGGCGGCCGGCCCAGCACCTCCGCGGCCTCGGAGTAG
- a CDS encoding ATP-dependent helicase produces the protein MAVLEVTESRAERARRGESARSEIVAAALGGGHHVVLGPPGSGRSRVALEVMAALCEAGTEDVLLLAPTRRAAARLRDGLAALLPVTVGRVLVRTPASFAFSLLRSRAALLGESAPSLLTGADQDATLTEMLAGHAAGYGRDPRWPESVPREALELATFRHELRDVLMRAAEAGWDGEELQWRGARLGRPEWEACGRVLQEYEEITRLGETTPDRGRRYDAATILDEAVLALRRWEEDLPDHPRPRLRAVIHDDYQDATLATARLLDVLAGDGARLVLLGDPDIAVQTFRGAVPALLDRATAAPGGALAGLDWDGFLTAGEGGGTRGHGGARGVGARPTDPAAPSPAGEVGARLHVLPVVWRGDERLRAVVRRAASGLPALGDVTRRRAPAVSVAEDSDVTVAVLRSVPEQARAIARSLREHHLRAGTDWSSMAVLVRSSGQVPALRRGLRMGGVPVATAQGEVPLRLEPAVRPLLQALDLVATAWPPAPSPQEALKDAQKDALKDAQKDAQKDAQQEAPPNSSPEPDPAVAPDAAPGAAPVVDRLSDLLLSPLGGMDAVGLRALRRWLRTRERAEGGRRPSGALLVEAVGDPTVVADAPTRLREPVRRLSRVLAAGTNAVREGEGVELTLWALWDACGLARVWRGRALGSGPQAERADGDLDAVLALFLAAESFVTQREGATLTTFLAALESQEFAPDSLTASASRDAVEVITVASAAGREWDVVVVAGLQEEVWPDLRLRARLLDPLGISDVAAGRGATPPRPLEARRSVLQDEQRLLACAVSRARRHLLLTAVQDTETRPSGFLDLLDPREEAGEPRPLTPVPPALDLRGLVAHLRRRTLAQSDARERRRAEAAGELLADLAARGVPGADPAQWWGHAEDSTRAPLWGEEDLVGVSPSALTRLDQCALRWALETAGGGSGSSTASEVGTLVHAIAADLPRGSHEELLAALEQGWPTLGLGTAWPDRLQYTSAQAMVDLLAQYLAAVPGRVDVEEEIDVVIGRAHLRGRVDRVEHLDDGAVRIVDLKTGKSRVSAEDAAHHPQLAAYQAAVEAGAFGGVPGGARLVHLAGGKSPGLRDQPAPGTDGWTTRLVQESAQRMAASSFLATTGPHCGVCPLKGSCPARPEGAPTLGSSEGNR, from the coding sequence ATGGCAGTGCTGGAGGTCACCGAGTCGCGCGCCGAGCGGGCGCGTCGGGGTGAGTCGGCGCGCTCCGAGATCGTCGCGGCTGCGCTCGGCGGGGGCCATCACGTGGTCCTGGGCCCGCCGGGATCCGGCCGGAGCAGGGTTGCGCTCGAGGTCATGGCCGCGCTGTGCGAGGCGGGTACGGAGGACGTGCTGCTGTTGGCCCCCACCAGACGCGCCGCGGCGCGACTGCGGGACGGGCTCGCCGCGCTCCTTCCCGTCACGGTGGGTCGGGTCCTGGTGCGCACCCCGGCATCGTTCGCGTTCTCACTCCTGCGTTCGCGTGCGGCGCTGCTCGGGGAGAGCGCGCCGAGCCTCCTGACGGGGGCCGACCAGGACGCGACCCTCACGGAAATGCTCGCTGGCCACGCCGCGGGTTACGGGCGTGATCCGCGATGGCCCGAGAGCGTGCCCCGCGAGGCACTCGAGCTGGCGACCTTCCGCCACGAACTGCGCGATGTGCTGATGCGCGCCGCCGAGGCCGGCTGGGACGGGGAGGAGTTGCAGTGGCGCGGGGCCAGGCTCGGGCGCCCCGAGTGGGAGGCCTGCGGCCGGGTGCTGCAGGAGTACGAGGAGATCACCCGGCTGGGGGAGACCACCCCGGACAGGGGCCGACGGTATGACGCCGCGACGATCCTGGACGAAGCGGTCCTCGCCCTGCGGCGGTGGGAGGAGGACCTGCCCGATCACCCCCGGCCGAGGTTGCGCGCGGTGATCCATGACGACTACCAGGACGCCACGCTCGCCACGGCCAGGCTCCTGGACGTGCTCGCGGGCGACGGCGCACGGCTGGTCCTGCTCGGCGATCCCGACATCGCCGTGCAGACCTTCCGAGGCGCTGTCCCTGCGTTGCTGGACCGGGCCACGGCCGCGCCGGGTGGCGCCCTCGCGGGCCTGGACTGGGACGGCTTCCTCACCGCGGGCGAGGGAGGTGGCACCCGTGGCCACGGTGGTGCCCGTGGCGTGGGTGCTCGGCCCACGGACCCGGCGGCCCCGAGTCCCGCGGGTGAGGTGGGGGCACGACTCCACGTGCTCCCGGTGGTCTGGCGCGGGGACGAGCGGCTACGCGCGGTGGTGCGCCGTGCGGCCTCCGGGCTTCCGGCGCTCGGCGACGTCACGCGGCGGCGCGCACCCGCCGTCTCTGTCGCCGAGGACTCAGACGTGACGGTTGCTGTGCTGCGCAGCGTGCCGGAGCAGGCGCGTGCGATCGCCCGGTCGCTGCGTGAACACCACCTGCGCGCGGGGACCGACTGGTCCTCGATGGCGGTGCTCGTGCGAAGCAGCGGGCAGGTCCCGGCGCTGCGCCGAGGGCTGCGCATGGGCGGGGTCCCCGTGGCCACCGCACAGGGCGAGGTGCCGCTGCGACTGGAGCCTGCGGTCCGCCCGCTCCTGCAGGCCCTGGACCTGGTGGCGACGGCGTGGCCCCCCGCGCCGTCACCGCAGGAGGCACTGAAGGACGCACAGAAAGACGCACTGAAGGACGCACAGAAAGACGCACAGAAAGACGCACAGCAGGAGGCACCGCCGAACTCCTCGCCCGAGCCGGACCCCGCCGTCGCGCCCGACGCCGCACCCGGCGCCGCGCCTGTGGTGGACCGGCTCTCGGACCTGCTGCTGAGCCCGCTCGGGGGGATGGACGCCGTGGGACTACGCGCGCTGCGTCGTTGGTTGCGTACCCGCGAGCGCGCCGAGGGCGGTCGCCGCCCGAGCGGGGCGTTGCTGGTCGAGGCCGTGGGCGACCCGACCGTCGTCGCGGACGCCCCCACGCGACTTCGCGAACCCGTGCGCAGGCTCTCGCGTGTTCTCGCCGCCGGTACCAACGCCGTCCGCGAGGGCGAGGGGGTGGAACTCACGCTCTGGGCCCTGTGGGACGCCTGCGGCCTCGCGCGGGTCTGGCGCGGCCGTGCCCTGGGGAGCGGGCCCCAGGCGGAACGCGCCGATGGCGACCTGGACGCGGTGCTGGCACTGTTCCTGGCGGCCGAGTCGTTCGTGACCCAGCGGGAGGGAGCGACGCTGACGACCTTCCTCGCCGCGCTGGAGAGTCAGGAGTTCGCCCCGGACTCGTTGACCGCCTCTGCCAGTCGCGATGCGGTCGAGGTGATCACCGTCGCCTCCGCCGCCGGGCGGGAGTGGGACGTGGTGGTCGTGGCCGGACTGCAAGAGGAGGTGTGGCCGGACCTGCGGCTGCGGGCTCGTCTGCTGGACCCGCTGGGAATCAGCGACGTCGCAGCCGGTCGTGGCGCGACGCCACCCCGCCCGCTCGAGGCCCGCCGTTCGGTGCTGCAGGACGAGCAGCGTCTGCTCGCGTGCGCGGTCTCGCGGGCGCGGCGTCATCTCCTGCTCACCGCGGTGCAGGACACCGAGACCCGGCCCTCCGGCTTCCTCGACCTCCTGGACCCGCGCGAGGAGGCCGGCGAGCCGCGTCCCCTCACCCCCGTTCCGCCCGCGCTGGACCTGCGCGGGTTGGTGGCACACCTGCGCCGTCGCACCCTCGCCCAGTCCGATGCCCGGGAGCGGCGCCGCGCCGAGGCTGCCGGTGAGCTGCTCGCCGACCTCGCCGCCCGGGGCGTGCCCGGAGCGGACCCGGCGCAGTGGTGGGGTCACGCCGAGGACTCCACCCGGGCGCCGCTGTGGGGTGAGGAGGACCTGGTGGGGGTCTCGCCGTCCGCGCTCACCAGGCTCGACCAATGCGCCCTGCGCTGGGCGCTGGAGACCGCGGGTGGCGGTTCGGGGTCCTCCACCGCCTCCGAGGTCGGCACCCTGGTGCACGCCATCGCGGCCGACCTGCCGCGGGGCAGCCACGAGGAGCTCCTCGCCGCCCTGGAGCAGGGGTGGCCGACCCTGGGCCTCGGCACTGCCTGGCCCGATCGACTGCAGTACACCTCCGCCCAGGCCATGGTGGACCTTCTCGCGCAGTACCTGGCAGCCGTTCCCGGCCGGGTGGACGTGGAGGAGGAGATCGACGTGGTCATCGGGCGGGCGCACCTGCGCGGCCGGGTGGACCGGGTGGAGCACCTGGACGACGGCGCCGTGCGGATCGTGGACCTGAAGACCGGGAAGAGCCGGGTCAGCGCCGAGGACGCCGCGCACCACCCTCAGCTCGCGGCCTACCAGGCGGCCGTGGAGGCAGGCGCATTCGGCGGTGTGCCGGGCGGCGCCCGGCTGGTGCATCTCGCCGGGGGGAAGTCCCCGGGTCTGCGCGACCAACCCGCGCCCGGTACCGATGGCTGGACCACCCGCCTGGTGCAGGAGTCCGCCCAGAGGATGGCGGCGTCCTCCTTCCTCGCCACCACAGGACCGCACTGCGGGGTCTGCCCCCTGAAGGGCAGTTG